Proteins encoded together in one Thermococcus gammatolerans EJ3 window:
- a CDS encoding glycosyltransferase: MKVIVGIPSYNNAETISFVVKQAAEGLKRYFGGGIIVNADGGSTDGTRDAVLRTEVPDGVEVHSFVYKWPIPGKGSAMKELMEFALERDADAIVFVDSDLRSITPEWIYRFAKPIEEGYDFVAPLYIRHKWDGTITNNIAYPMTASLYGKNVRQPIGGDFGVSRKLMEVYLEDEEVWKTHVARFGVDIFLTTTAIARGFKVIQAALGMKIHDPKDPAASLGPMFNQVVGTLFMLMEKYEDVWKDVRTIEPVPVFGELEKGEPEPVKVTLELLEIRAKELFAQHEPVLRRALDKETFKGVVEALKTFEFDDRLWSHVLYDGAVAYKNRILTEAEPLVPLYFAKTADFVKRTINMSTLEAEKLIEERAKVFLEEKDYLLERW, translated from the coding sequence ATGAAGGTCATCGTTGGAATTCCCAGTTACAACAACGCGGAGACAATCTCTTTTGTCGTGAAGCAGGCCGCTGAAGGTCTGAAAAGGTACTTTGGCGGAGGTATCATCGTCAACGCTGACGGGGGGAGCACCGACGGGACGAGAGATGCAGTGCTGAGAACGGAGGTTCCCGATGGCGTCGAGGTTCACAGCTTCGTCTACAAATGGCCGATACCGGGAAAGGGAAGCGCCATGAAGGAGCTCATGGAGTTCGCCCTCGAGAGGGACGCCGATGCCATAGTCTTCGTTGACAGCGATTTAAGGAGCATAACCCCCGAGTGGATATACCGCTTCGCCAAACCCATCGAAGAGGGCTACGACTTCGTGGCACCGCTTTACATAAGGCACAAGTGGGACGGAACCATAACCAACAACATAGCCTATCCGATGACGGCCTCGCTCTACGGAAAGAACGTCAGACAGCCCATAGGAGGGGACTTCGGAGTGAGTAGGAAGCTCATGGAAGTTTACCTCGAAGACGAGGAGGTCTGGAAGACCCACGTGGCGCGCTTCGGCGTGGACATATTCCTGACGACGACGGCCATAGCGAGGGGCTTCAAAGTCATCCAAGCGGCCCTGGGGATGAAGATACACGACCCCAAGGATCCAGCCGCTTCCCTCGGCCCCATGTTCAACCAGGTCGTCGGAACGCTGTTCATGCTTATGGAGAAGTACGAGGACGTCTGGAAGGACGTGAGAACGATAGAACCCGTTCCGGTCTTCGGGGAGCTTGAGAAAGGTGAACCCGAGCCTGTAAAGGTGACCTTAGAGCTCCTGGAGATAAGGGCGAAGGAGCTATTCGCCCAGCACGAACCTGTGCTGAGGAGGGCACTGGACAAAGAGACGTTCAAGGGAGTTGTGGAAGCCCTCAAGACCTTCGAGTTCGACGACAGGCTCTGGAGCCACGTCCTCTACGACGGGGCAGTGGCGTACAAAAACAGAATCCTGACCGAGGCTGAACCCCTCGTGCCCCTGTACTTCGCAAAGACTGCTGATTTTGTCAAGAGAACGATTAATATGAGCACCCTTGAGGCCGAAAAACTGATAGAGGAGAGGGCGAAGGTCTTCCTTGAGGAGAAGGACTACCTCCTGGAGCGCTGGTAG
- a CDS encoding Gfo/Idh/MocA family protein, whose translation MELRVGVIGCGNIFNLAHKRALRRIEGIRVVACMDIDEERAREGARAFKAKAFTNLDEFLDLDIDVVEILTPTYTHAELAVAALKTGKHVIVEKPIALTVEEGERMIRTAEKEDLHLFVGHVRRFDKRWTQMKEVIKKRNILPMHIRKAEVQNLPFPKDYWYWDERKSGGVAVDLGVHVTDFLRWFFESEPLSVYAVGKSIKAEARANDTFDHFVMMISFEGEKTGIAEVSWAYPYPSRYGVFYHHVDIIGKNGRIRYTPLDTPVVGVAKANFEMPRFSPLLSTFPDAFERELRHFFNCIKGKEEPVVTAEDALIALKIAEKAKESARRGEVVEI comes from the coding sequence ATGGAGTTGAGGGTGGGAGTGATAGGCTGTGGTAACATCTTTAACCTCGCCCATAAGCGTGCCCTCAGGAGAATCGAAGGCATAAGGGTCGTTGCCTGCATGGATATAGACGAGGAGCGGGCCCGCGAGGGGGCGAGGGCGTTTAAAGCTAAGGCCTTCACAAACCTTGATGAGTTCCTTGACCTCGACATTGACGTCGTTGAGATACTGACTCCGACGTACACCCATGCTGAACTGGCAGTTGCTGCTCTCAAGACTGGAAAGCACGTGATAGTGGAGAAGCCGATAGCCCTGACCGTTGAAGAGGGCGAGAGAATGATAAGAACTGCGGAGAAGGAGGATCTTCATCTCTTCGTGGGCCATGTGAGGCGGTTTGACAAGAGATGGACGCAGATGAAAGAGGTCATAAAGAAGCGCAACATTCTGCCGATGCACATTAGAAAGGCTGAAGTGCAGAACCTCCCCTTCCCGAAGGACTACTGGTACTGGGACGAGAGGAAGAGCGGCGGTGTCGCCGTTGATCTTGGGGTTCACGTCACGGACTTCCTTCGCTGGTTCTTCGAGAGCGAACCCCTGAGCGTTTATGCCGTCGGGAAATCAATAAAGGCCGAGGCGAGGGCAAACGACACCTTCGACCACTTCGTCATGATGATCTCCTTTGAGGGTGAGAAGACGGGCATAGCCGAGGTCAGCTGGGCGTATCCATATCCGTCACGCTATGGTGTCTTCTACCATCACGTTGACATTATAGGAAAGAACGGCAGGATAAGGTACACACCCTTGGACACCCCCGTTGTCGGCGTCGCCAAGGCCAACTTTGAGATGCCCCGCTTCTCGCCGCTCCTCTCGACCTTCCCGGATGCCTTCGAGAGGGAGCTGAGGCACTTCTTCAACTGCATCAAGGGGAAGGAAGAACCGGTAGTCACTGCGGAGGACGCCCTTATAGCGCTGAAGATCGCCGAGAAGGCCAAGGAGAGTGCCCGCAGGGGGGAGGTGGTGGAGATATGA
- a CDS encoding carbohydrate kinase family protein, with translation MIVSIGEVLIDFIALQEGKLKDVKSFEKHPGGAPANVAVGLSRLGVEGALVSKVGEDPFGDFLLERLHDEGVKTYVSRDAEKHTGVVFVQLIGAKPEFILYDGVAYFNLKPWDVETTPLENAEAVHFGTVLFAREPSRSTLFGILEELKGRVPLSYDVNIRPDLWRGREEEMLRNIERALQLADIVKLGDGELEYLRNNGISLDEFDFKLLAVTSGEKGSELTSGDAKVHIPAYRVEPVDTTGAGDAFTAALLAGLHYSNLLGEDSIDEEHLRKIGRFANLVAAISTTRRGAWSVPKMEEIVQMKEVRELYQRSRR, from the coding sequence ATGATTGTCTCTATTGGAGAAGTCCTCATAGATTTCATAGCCCTGCAGGAGGGGAAGCTTAAGGATGTGAAGTCCTTCGAGAAGCATCCCGGCGGTGCTCCCGCAAACGTTGCTGTTGGCCTTTCAAGGCTCGGCGTTGAGGGTGCGCTGGTAAGCAAGGTTGGCGAGGACCCCTTTGGGGACTTTCTACTCGAAAGACTCCATGATGAGGGTGTAAAGACCTACGTATCCCGGGACGCTGAAAAGCACACCGGCGTCGTCTTCGTTCAGCTCATCGGTGCCAAACCGGAGTTCATCCTTTATGACGGCGTCGCCTATTTCAACCTGAAGCCCTGGGATGTTGAAACGACCCCTCTTGAGAACGCTGAAGCGGTTCACTTCGGCACCGTGCTCTTCGCCAGGGAGCCATCCCGCTCGACTCTCTTCGGGATTTTAGAGGAACTTAAGGGAAGGGTTCCGCTGAGCTACGACGTCAACATAAGGCCCGATCTCTGGCGCGGAAGGGAGGAGGAAATGCTTCGGAATATTGAGAGGGCCCTTCAACTGGCGGATATAGTTAAGCTCGGTGATGGGGAGCTGGAGTACCTCAGGAACAACGGAATAAGCCTCGATGAGTTCGATTTCAAACTCCTCGCGGTGACCTCGGGTGAGAAGGGTAGTGAGCTGACGAGCGGAGACGCTAAGGTTCACATTCCGGCTTATAGAGTTGAGCCGGTTGACACCACGGGAGCGGGAGATGCCTTCACGGCTGCCCTTCTGGCCGGCCTTCACTACTCAAACCTGCTCGGTGAGGATTCCATAGATGAGGAGCACCTCAGAAAAATCGGCCGCTTCGCAAACCTCGTGGCGGCGATCTCCACCACCCGGCGAGGTGCCTGGAGCGTTCCAAAAATGGAGGAAATAGTTCAGATGAAGGAAGTTAGGGAGCTCTACCAGCGCTCCAGGAGGTAG
- a CDS encoding carbohydrate ABC transporter permease: protein MEKKTLLPYLLILPAFAYLMFFVGYPLVQALYLAFTKNGAFSLETLRRTVSDYYFWSALKYTLALAAVIVPIQLGLAIVLALLVNKAFKGKDMVIYALVIPLTISDVAAGLIWYSMLSPYGFLNKVLMNIGLISQPIYFFGYQYRSREFLAIVLAEVWRATSIVFVIILAGLQMISREYLEAAEVFGASYWTKLRRIVLPMLKPSIQSALIIRTLFAMQIFGIVWILAGRDIPVLAGEGFYQLTEIKDYGVASVYALIIAGLSILLGALYIKFLKAEYLEVSR, encoded by the coding sequence ATGGAAAAGAAAACTCTCCTTCCTTACCTTTTGATTTTACCTGCTTTTGCGTATCTCATGTTCTTCGTGGGTTACCCCCTTGTGCAGGCTCTCTACCTCGCGTTTACCAAGAACGGGGCCTTCTCACTCGAGACCCTTAGGAGAACGGTTAGTGATTACTACTTCTGGAGCGCTCTTAAATATACACTTGCACTCGCCGCTGTTATCGTTCCCATTCAGCTGGGTCTGGCTATTGTGCTCGCCCTTCTTGTCAATAAGGCTTTTAAGGGCAAGGATATGGTCATCTATGCCCTTGTTATCCCCCTCACGATTAGTGACGTGGCCGCCGGTCTTATCTGGTACTCAATGCTCTCCCCCTATGGGTTTTTGAACAAGGTCCTTATGAACATCGGACTGATTTCTCAGCCGATATACTTCTTTGGATACCAGTACCGGAGCAGGGAGTTCTTGGCAATAGTGCTTGCGGAAGTATGGAGGGCCACATCCATCGTCTTCGTCATAATACTCGCCGGACTGCAGATGATAAGCAGGGAATACCTCGAGGCGGCGGAGGTCTTTGGGGCAAGCTACTGGACCAAGCTCAGGAGAATAGTTCTTCCTATGCTGAAGCCCAGCATCCAGAGTGCGTTGATAATAAGGACGCTCTTCGCGATGCAGATCTTTGGTATAGTCTGGATACTGGCGGGCAGGGATATTCCCGTTCTCGCTGGAGAAGGCTTCTACCAGCTTACGGAGATCAAAGACTACGGCGTTGCATCCGTTTACGCACTCATAATTGCGGGCCTTTCCATACTGCTCGGTGCCCTCTACATTAAGTTCCTTAAGGCCGAGTACTTGGAGGTGAGCAGATGA
- a CDS encoding carbohydrate ABC transporter permease, producing MRDETKYALKKTAFYFVIFTAVAWILIPIIVAFLYGFTTKTDYYNPDIIIPHSYTTKYVHTILFTLGAWEGIKNSVIVATLTIIISFILGIPAGYSIAKFIFPGRDTIKLSIVALRMFPIPVMAIPLIVLYIRLHLADTLLGVALAHTAMALPFVVLITSSIFGGVSKEYEEAAMVFGLTRLGSFMKITLPLALPGLAAAAMFTFVMSWNEVFVASVLTLNHRTLPAQVLSIMAGSSGGAAPDYYKFAAAFIMTLPAMLFIFFARKYLVTMWGITLK from the coding sequence ATGAGGGACGAGACAAAGTACGCGTTGAAAAAGACGGCCTTTTACTTCGTTATCTTTACGGCCGTCGCCTGGATACTCATCCCGATAATAGTGGCTTTCCTCTACGGTTTCACAACTAAAACGGACTACTATAACCCAGATATTATCATCCCCCACAGCTACACTACCAAGTACGTTCACACGATACTCTTCACCCTCGGGGCGTGGGAGGGCATAAAAAACAGCGTTATCGTTGCAACCCTCACCATAATCATAAGCTTCATCCTTGGAATCCCTGCGGGATACTCAATAGCCAAGTTCATATTCCCCGGTAGGGACACGATAAAGCTCTCCATAGTAGCCCTCAGGATGTTTCCAATACCTGTGATGGCCATACCCCTCATAGTCCTCTACATCCGCCTCCATCTGGCGGACACGCTCCTCGGCGTTGCTCTGGCTCATACTGCAATGGCCCTGCCTTTCGTGGTTCTTATAACCTCCAGCATCTTTGGAGGGGTCTCGAAGGAATATGAAGAGGCAGCGATGGTCTTTGGTCTCACGAGGCTCGGCTCCTTCATGAAGATAACACTTCCGCTGGCCCTTCCCGGACTGGCAGCAGCGGCAATGTTCACCTTCGTCATGAGCTGGAACGAGGTCTTTGTGGCTTCAGTTCTAACGCTCAATCACAGGACGCTGCCGGCGCAGGTACTCTCGATAATGGCCGGCTCCAGCGGCGGTGCCGCGCCTGACTACTACAAGTTCGCCGCGGCCTTCATAATGACCCTCCCGGCGATGCTGTTTATATTCTTCGCAAGGAAATATCTGGTCACGATGTGGGGTATAACGCTCAAGTGA
- a CDS encoding ABC transporter ATP-binding protein — protein sequence MVEVKLDRITKRFGNFEAVKELTLDIKDGEFLVLLGPSGCGKTTTLRMIAGLETPTEGRIYFGDRDVTYLPPKDRNISMVFQSYAVWPHMKVYDNIAFPLKVKKYPENEIKERVKWAAELLQIEELLDRYPAQLSGGQRQRVAVARAIVVEPDVLLMDEPLSNLDAKLRVAMRAEIKKLQTKLKVTTIYVTHDQVEAMTMGDRIAVMNQGRLLQVGPPTEVYLKPNSLFVATFIGAPEMNIVDATVVENDGLFLEGDGFKILLPDDFREILESYIGKDVLFGVRPEHMTVKGVSTLEHVTRTAEIEGIVDFIEALGTDTIVHAKVGGNIIKIKLPGHIPLPVGEKIKIEIDLDNIHVFDRDTEKAII from the coding sequence ATGGTAGAGGTTAAGCTCGATAGGATAACCAAAAGGTTTGGGAACTTTGAGGCGGTTAAAGAGCTCACGCTGGATATAAAGGACGGTGAGTTCCTCGTGCTCCTTGGCCCCAGTGGATGCGGAAAGACGACCACCTTGAGAATGATAGCCGGCCTTGAAACTCCAACGGAAGGACGGATATACTTCGGTGATAGGGACGTGACGTACCTCCCGCCCAAGGACAGGAACATCTCCATGGTCTTCCAGAGCTACGCAGTCTGGCCGCACATGAAGGTCTATGACAACATAGCCTTTCCCCTCAAGGTGAAGAAATACCCCGAGAACGAGATAAAGGAGCGTGTTAAGTGGGCGGCCGAGCTCCTTCAGATAGAGGAACTCCTTGACAGGTATCCCGCTCAGCTGAGTGGTGGTCAGAGGCAACGTGTTGCGGTGGCGAGGGCAATAGTGGTCGAGCCCGATGTCCTACTTATGGACGAGCCGCTGAGCAACCTCGACGCCAAACTCAGGGTGGCGATGAGGGCGGAGATAAAGAAGCTTCAGACGAAGCTTAAGGTAACGACGATCTACGTCACCCACGACCAAGTTGAGGCAATGACAATGGGCGATAGAATAGCGGTAATGAACCAGGGAAGACTCCTCCAAGTGGGTCCCCCCACAGAGGTCTACCTCAAGCCCAACTCGCTCTTCGTGGCGACCTTCATAGGTGCCCCTGAGATGAACATCGTGGACGCGACGGTCGTGGAGAACGATGGCCTCTTCCTTGAGGGGGACGGCTTCAAGATACTCCTTCCGGACGACTTCAGGGAGATCCTTGAGAGTTACATTGGAAAGGATGTTCTCTTTGGCGTAAGACCCGAGCATATGACTGTGAAGGGCGTTTCGACCCTTGAGCATGTAACTAGAACGGCTGAGATAGAGGGGATCGTTGATTTCATAGAGGCCCTTGGCACGGATACGATAGTCCACGCCAAGGTTGGGGGAAACATCATCAAGATAAAGCTTCCCGGCCACATACCCCTTCCAGTTGGAGAAAAGATTAAAATAGAGATTGACCTTGACAACATCCATGTCTTCGACAGGGACACGGAGAAAGCGATAATCTGA
- a CDS encoding ABC transporter substrate-binding protein: MKRLLGVLLVGLMAFAVVASGCISGGEKEKVTVTFLSTQLNPPEERAFVKDELLKEFTSETGIDVNFVPISYTDMVTRLEGEEKTGKVTIDVIGDLHGGMDYMASKGWLEDLSSMPKLEGRTFISTFEKYATINGKKVYVPWMSATYVMVVNKEAFNYLPEGLTQEDVMKGTDKWTYDALLEWAKKLKEAKGQPELGFPAGPKGLFVRFLHGYIYPSYTGYQAKEFDSSDAVQMWNYLKELWQYVHPSSTTWDAMADPLLKGEVLIAWDHTARIKNAIETKPDQFVVVPVPRGPKGRGFIVVLAGLAIPKGAPHKDEAWKLIDYLTKPETQVKVLEKVGFFPTVKEASGKLPEGPLKILAEGVAAQSSTSDALVVMIPNLGDKGGQFKEYYKQAFERIVLNGEDPAKVTSEIKPNLVGLFQEVGIETP, encoded by the coding sequence ATGAAAAGGTTGTTGGGAGTGTTGTTAGTTGGCCTTATGGCCTTTGCCGTAGTGGCCAGTGGCTGTATCTCAGGAGGAGAAAAGGAAAAAGTAACAGTAACGTTCCTGTCGACCCAGCTTAACCCTCCGGAGGAGCGGGCCTTTGTGAAAGACGAGCTTCTTAAGGAGTTCACCAGCGAAACCGGAATAGATGTTAACTTCGTCCCGATTTCCTACACGGACATGGTCACGAGGCTTGAAGGTGAGGAGAAGACTGGAAAGGTCACCATTGACGTCATAGGTGACCTGCACGGCGGTATGGACTACATGGCCTCAAAGGGCTGGCTTGAGGATCTGAGCAGCATGCCCAAGCTCGAGGGCAGGACGTTCATAAGCACCTTCGAGAAGTACGCCACCATAAACGGCAAGAAGGTCTACGTTCCCTGGATGAGCGCCACCTACGTCATGGTGGTCAACAAAGAGGCCTTCAATTATCTTCCGGAGGGCCTTACGCAGGAGGACGTCATGAAGGGCACCGACAAGTGGACGTACGACGCACTCCTCGAGTGGGCAAAGAAACTTAAAGAGGCCAAGGGCCAGCCCGAGCTCGGCTTCCCGGCCGGACCGAAGGGACTCTTCGTGAGGTTCCTTCACGGTTACATTTACCCGAGCTACACCGGCTACCAGGCCAAGGAGTTTGACAGCTCTGATGCAGTCCAGATGTGGAACTACCTTAAAGAGCTCTGGCAATACGTTCACCCGTCGAGTACAACGTGGGACGCCATGGCCGACCCGCTCCTTAAGGGCGAGGTTCTCATAGCCTGGGATCACACCGCGAGGATTAAGAATGCCATAGAGACAAAGCCGGACCAGTTCGTCGTTGTTCCCGTTCCGAGGGGGCCGAAGGGCAGGGGCTTCATAGTTGTCCTCGCTGGCCTCGCCATACCTAAGGGGGCACCCCACAAGGATGAGGCATGGAAGCTCATAGACTACCTAACCAAGCCCGAAACGCAGGTCAAAGTCCTTGAGAAGGTCGGATTCTTCCCCACCGTTAAAGAGGCGAGCGGAAAGTTGCCTGAAGGGCCGCTCAAGATACTCGCCGAGGGCGTTGCCGCTCAGTCGAGCACCTCCGACGCCCTTGTGGTGATGATACCAAACCTTGGAGACAAGGGAGGCCAGTTCAAAGAGTACTACAAGCAGGCCTTTGAGAGGATAGTCCTCAACGGTGAAGACCCGGCTAAGGTTACCTCGGAGATCAAACCGAATCTCGTTGGCCTCTTCCAGGAGGTCGGGATAGAGACACCGTGA
- a CDS encoding Gfo/Idh/MocA family protein — MKKLNFGIISYAHPHALRFASVIAGGRKTKLVAISGDGSNSDVARAEAKKYGARFYKNYEELLRDENVEAVYIAIETYRHKEVAIRAAEEGKHILLEKPIALNLKDADDIIKAAKKAGVKLMLPFNPRFTEPLVKAKEMIDAGEIGPLEYIQAISENVKPPIFLQGLDMSWFLDVKKSGGGGFMDTAPHGVDSLLWLTGDVPRKVYADIGAKIYGFPVDDIGTAVLEFKDGVVAVLTAGWGNPKGYSYGIEIKYYLVGREGFLDVRTAYPDFTVYQDRAEKVYWDRPDVRGIVGSFARAVLKDEEVPITGEDAKKNLAIILAAYESSRRKRAVRLNL, encoded by the coding sequence ATGAAGAAGCTTAACTTCGGAATAATAAGCTACGCTCACCCGCATGCACTGAGGTTTGCCTCCGTTATAGCGGGAGGTAGAAAGACGAAGCTCGTCGCTATTTCCGGCGACGGCTCGAACTCAGACGTGGCAAGAGCCGAGGCAAAGAAGTACGGAGCGAGGTTTTACAAGAACTATGAGGAACTTTTGAGGGATGAAAACGTTGAGGCGGTCTACATTGCAATAGAGACGTACAGGCACAAGGAGGTCGCAATTAGGGCCGCCGAGGAGGGCAAGCACATACTCCTTGAGAAACCTATTGCGCTGAACCTGAAGGATGCAGACGATATTATAAAGGCCGCTAAAAAGGCAGGCGTAAAGCTCATGCTCCCCTTCAACCCAAGGTTTACGGAACCCCTTGTGAAGGCAAAGGAGATGATAGATGCTGGGGAGATTGGGCCCTTGGAGTACATCCAGGCCATCTCGGAGAACGTCAAGCCGCCGATATTCCTTCAGGGACTTGATATGAGCTGGTTTTTGGACGTTAAAAAGTCTGGCGGAGGAGGCTTTATGGACACCGCCCCACACGGTGTTGACTCCCTGCTCTGGCTCACTGGGGACGTTCCCAGGAAAGTGTATGCGGACATAGGGGCAAAGATATACGGCTTTCCGGTGGACGACATAGGGACGGCAGTCCTTGAGTTTAAAGATGGTGTTGTTGCGGTCCTCACGGCGGGCTGGGGCAACCCCAAGGGTTACTCCTATGGCATCGAGATAAAGTACTACCTCGTTGGCAGAGAGGGCTTCCTTGATGTGAGAACTGCCTACCCCGACTTCACGGTCTACCAGGACAGGGCGGAAAAGGTCTACTGGGACAGGCCCGACGTCAGAGGGATAGTGGGCTCCTTCGCCAGGGCCGTCCTGAAGGACGAGGAGGTTCCAATAACCGGTGAAGACGCCAAAAAGAACCTCGCCATAATCCTTGCGGCCTATGAATCTTCACGGAGAAAGAGGGCGGTGAGGCTAAACCTCTGA
- a CDS encoding TrmB family transcriptional regulator encodes MEEKEIKARLKEFGLNEYEVRAYLTLIKNGALTAGELATLSKVPQPRIYDVIRTLMAKGFVTTSQSRPKQVIPLSPDSVMDALKRRYNERIDELKSALEKLYTPKGEIGSVTVVKSRITFEEHVRKAIERARFHLSIAVPREFLRKIEGPLTTKKEEGVRINLFVYGCDEIPPIASEIRVREVPDPIIIIQDREEGVYLPYEALTSSSSLLGYGLIIRDNNILFMIDRYFYHALWPTGRVVYREERKLKLPREYIHIRELVEDIKTFNLTGSKVEIIGKFVRSKKPVHIVGRVVGFFEDENKVISNITVETEEGAKYVVGGWNASLEDIEAERIVLLE; translated from the coding sequence ATGGAAGAAAAGGAGATAAAAGCCCGGCTAAAGGAGTTCGGTCTCAATGAGTATGAGGTCAGGGCGTATCTTACACTCATAAAGAACGGAGCGCTGACGGCAGGAGAGCTCGCGACGCTCTCGAAGGTGCCCCAGCCGAGAATATATGACGTGATAAGGACACTCATGGCCAAGGGATTCGTCACGACGAGCCAGAGCAGGCCCAAACAGGTAATCCCCCTCAGCCCTGATAGCGTCATGGACGCTTTGAAGAGGCGCTACAATGAGCGGATTGACGAGCTCAAGAGCGCTTTGGAGAAGCTCTACACTCCAAAAGGAGAGATCGGAAGCGTAACTGTCGTTAAGAGCAGGATAACATTCGAAGAGCACGTGAGAAAAGCCATTGAGAGAGCTCGGTTTCATCTAAGTATTGCCGTCCCCAGGGAATTCCTCAGGAAAATCGAGGGGCCCCTCACCACCAAAAAGGAGGAGGGAGTAAGGATAAACCTCTTCGTTTACGGTTGTGATGAGATCCCGCCGATAGCCAGTGAAATAAGGGTGAGGGAAGTCCCCGATCCCATAATTATCATCCAAGACCGGGAAGAGGGAGTTTACCTACCCTACGAGGCGCTGACCTCAAGCAGTTCACTGCTCGGCTATGGACTCATCATAAGGGACAACAACATACTCTTTATGATAGACCGCTACTTCTATCATGCCCTCTGGCCGACGGGAAGGGTAGTTTATCGCGAGGAGCGCAAACTCAAGCTCCCGCGGGAGTACATCCACATAAGGGAGCTGGTGGAGGACATAAAGACCTTCAATCTAACGGGATCAAAGGTCGAGATTATTGGGAAGTTTGTTCGCTCCAAGAAACCTGTACACATCGTGGGTAGGGTGGTGGGGTTTTTTGAGGATGAGAACAAAGTTATTTCCAATATCACAGTAGAGACCGAAGAGGGGGCCAAGTACGTTGTCGGTGGCTGGAACGCGTCACTTGAGGATATTGAAGCCGAGAGGATAGTACTCCTTGAGTGA
- a CDS encoding glycerate kinase type-2 family protein yields MDARTAALEIMNAAIESADPYLAVKRNLRVQGDNIVVAGKNFPVEGKIYLLAFGKAACSMARAVVDTLGERIEEGVIITKYGYAKDCPKMERLKVIEAGHPIPDENSLLGGKLGLELAGKVGENDILLVLISGGGSALFLLPERGISLEDKIQTNELLLKSGAKIYEINTVRKHISAVKGGKLAKRVRGRVISLILSDVVGDPLEAIASGPTVKDPTTFQDAYRILKLYGVWEKLPESVKRHIELGLEGKAEETLKEDLPNVHNFIVGSNTLACESALAKAKELGYNALLLTTTLEGEAREIALAIGSIVQEIAKYDRPVPKPAVLIAGGEWTVTIEGKAGLGGPNQEFALSIARKIDGLDAVVLAVDTDGTDGPTDAAGGIVDGETLGKLKETGIDVEEALRNHDSYRALERVGALLKTGPTGTNVNSMVIAVVGGTGRLVRSPGKF; encoded by the coding sequence ATGGACGCCAGAACTGCCGCACTGGAGATCATGAACGCTGCCATCGAAAGCGCGGATCCTTACCTCGCGGTGAAAAGGAACCTCAGGGTTCAGGGTGACAACATCGTTGTGGCGGGTAAGAACTTCCCGGTTGAGGGAAAAATATACCTCCTGGCCTTCGGCAAGGCAGCGTGCTCCATGGCGAGAGCAGTCGTTGATACCCTCGGGGAGCGTATTGAGGAAGGAGTTATCATCACGAAGTACGGCTACGCCAAAGACTGTCCCAAAATGGAAAGATTGAAGGTCATCGAGGCCGGACACCCCATTCCAGACGAGAACTCTCTCCTAGGCGGAAAGCTCGGCCTCGAACTGGCCGGGAAGGTTGGGGAGAACGACATCCTCCTCGTCCTCATCTCCGGCGGCGGAAGTGCGCTCTTCCTCCTTCCCGAGAGGGGAATAAGCCTGGAGGACAAAATCCAAACGAACGAACTCCTTCTGAAGAGCGGGGCAAAGATATACGAGATAAACACGGTTAGAAAGCACATCTCGGCCGTCAAGGGCGGCAAGTTAGCGAAGCGCGTGAGGGGGAGGGTGATAAGTCTCATCCTCTCGGACGTCGTCGGCGACCCGCTTGAGGCGATAGCATCGGGTCCGACAGTAAAGGACCCAACCACCTTCCAAGACGCCTACCGGATTTTAAAGCTCTACGGCGTCTGGGAGAAGCTGCCGGAGAGCGTTAAGAGACACATCGAGCTGGGACTGGAGGGGAAGGCGGAGGAAACCCTCAAAGAAGACCTCCCGAACGTCCACAACTTCATAGTTGGAAGCAACACCCTCGCCTGTGAATCTGCCCTGGCGAAGGCGAAGGAGCTCGGCTACAACGCCCTGCTACTTACCACGACCCTCGAAGGCGAGGCCAGGGAGATAGCCCTGGCGATAGGCTCAATAGTCCAGGAGATAGCAAAATACGACCGCCCGGTTCCAAAGCCTGCCGTTCTAATAGCCGGCGGCGAATGGACGGTGACCATTGAGGGGAAGGCAGGTCTCGGCGGGCCGAATCAAGAGTTCGCCCTGAGTATTGCCAGAAAGATAGATGGACTGGATGCTGTGGTTTTAGCGGTTGATACAGACGGAACGGACGGGCCGACCGATGCTGCCGGCGGGATAGTGGATGGAGAGACTTTGGGAAAGCTTAAGGAGACAGGAATTGACGTTGAGGAAGCCCTCCGAAATCACGACAGCTATCGTGCACTCGAAAGGGTCGGCGCGCTCCTGAAAACCGGACCAACTGGGACAAACGTGAATTCAATGGTCATAGCGGTCGTTGGGGGTACCGGGAGGTTGGTGAGGAGCCCGGGCAAATTTTGA